A section of the Acropora muricata isolate sample 2 chromosome 4, ASM3666990v1, whole genome shotgun sequence genome encodes:
- the LOC136913629 gene encoding uncharacterized protein, with protein MDPVGKGKLSYNKREWTNRCSAPYLFTKLLKPLVKKWRSEAKSIVVYLDDGLGAAADKNKEKIANLQVHADLLKSGFVPNKSKCVWEPIQVITWLGAVLNTSTSEISTPDQRINGLKEDLAALLAFSSSCDPVRKLASVCGKIISLSSFVGNVSRLMSRNLFAVINTVPTWNSFVRPSSEALDELNFWKSNVAVLNGIPIRPVRHKPLKIVYSDASGSACGRFIEFKGKVFHQNWSDFKGAQSSTFRELLAVSLSLQAFVESLKSQAVTRFTDNQNVVQIVNSGSKTPALQELAMDIHRSCLLNAINIDMQWIPRDLNNVADDISKFVDYEDYMITERYGLQCS; from the exons ATGGATCCGGTAGGAAAAGGAAAGCTCTCGTACAACAAGAGAGAATGGACAAATAGATG TTCTGCGCCTTATTTATTTACTAAATTACTCAAGCCTTTAGTCAAGAAATGGAGATCTGAAGCAAAGTCGATCGTGGTTTATTTGGATGATGGTCTCGGAGCCGCTGCAgacaaaaataaggaaaaaatcgCCAATTTGCAGGTACATGCAGATCTTCTTAAATCTGGCTTTGTGCCTAACAAGTCCAAATGCGTTTGGGAGCCCATTCAGGTTATTACTTGGCTCGGCGCCGTTCTCAACACTTCCACGTCTGAAATTTCTACTCCTGACCAACGGATTAACGGTTTAAAAGAAGACTTAGCGGCTCTTTTGGCTTTTTCCTCGTCTTGTGATCCAGTTCGCAAGCTTGCCTCTGTTTGCGGAAAAATCATCTCTCTTAGTTCGTTCGTTGGCAATGTTTCTAGGCTTATGTCTAGAAATTTATTCGCAGTCATCAATACCGTGCCAACCTGGAATTCTTTCGTTCGTCCTTCGTCTGAAGCTCTGGATGAGTTGAATTTCTGGAAATCTAATGTGGCAGTTCTTAACGGTATACCTATTCGGCCTGTCAGGCACAAGCCTTTGAAGATCGTCTATTCCGATGCCTCTGGTTCAGCTTGCGGCAGGTTCATCGAGTTCAAGGGGAAGGTGTTCCATCAAAACTGGTCAGACTTCAAGGGAGCTCAAAGTTCTACTTTCCGAGAGCTGTTAGCCGTTTCTTTATCTTTGCAGGCCTTCGTAGAGTCCTTGAAATCCCAGGCAGTTACGAGGTTCACGGATAATCAGAACGTCGTTCAGATCGTTAATTCGGGGTCTAAGACTCCAGCTTTACAGGAGCTTGCAATGGATATTCATCGAAGTTGTTTACTTAATGCTATTAATATCGACATGCAATGGATCCCAAGAGACCTTAATAATGTGGCGGATGATATAAGCAAGTTTGTTGATTATGAGGACTACATGATTACTGAACGATACGGTCTTCAATGCTCTTGA